In Mycetocola spongiae, the genomic stretch GCCTTTGAGCAGGCCCTCACCGAGGCGGGTATCCCGTTCCGGCTGCACGGCGGTGCGCGCTTTTTTGATCGCCCTGAGGTGCGCCAGGCGCTCATGGAGCTGCGCGGGGCCTCGGTCTCGATCGTGGGGGAGCCGCTGTTTAAATCCGTTAGCGATGTGCTGCGCTCGCAGGGCTGGACGGTGGATCCGCCCGAGAGCGCGGGGGCGTTGCGCGATCGCTGGGAGGCGCTGAACGCGATCATGAACCTCGTGGATCAGGCGGCACCGGATACCACGCTGCGCCGCTTCACCGATGACCTCCTGGAGCGTCAGGCGGGCCAGCACGAACCCACGATGCCCGCGGTGACGCTCGCCACGGTGCACTCGGCCAAGGGTCTGGAATGGGAGGCAGTGTTCCTGGCCGGGCTCAGTGAGGGGCTGATTCCGATCAGCTATGCCACCACATTTGAGGCCATCGACGAGGAGCGTCGCCTGATGTATGTGGGGATTACCCGGGCCCGCTCGTTCCTCGGGCTGTCCTGGTCCGAGCGCGGGCCGCGCGCCAATGGCCTGCGCGAACCCTCCCGCTTCCTCACGGAGATTGGGTCGCGCCGCAGGCCCACTTCCTAGCGCGGGCGCGCGGGATGCCGGCGCGGGCCGCGGCCTGGCCCGGGCCTATTTCGCGGCTCGGGCCAGGCAGCGCGGCAGGCGCAGGAGCGGGAGACGTTCAGGCTCACCGTGCGACCCAGCGGCGCCAGATCATCAAATTCCAGGGCCCGGGCGCGCAGCCCGCGGTGCCCGCGCAGCAGCCGCGCCGAGAGCGCCGCGGCGGCCGTCTGCCGGGCCAGCGGTGCATGGGGGCCGTGCGCGCTGCCCGGCGAAAACGCGAGCACCTGGGTGGCCAGCGTGGGCCAGAGGGGGTCGCGCCGCGTGTCTAACGCGGCCAGACAGGCCAGGCAGGGGCCCGCGCCGGGCTCGATAAACGGGCCCACCCGGATGATGCGGTCGCCATAGGTGAGCGACAGATGGGGGATATCGGCGCCGAGCCAGGGCGCATAGCGCCGCGGGGCGCAAACAAAACCGGACACGATCACGGCGGCGGCGATGCCCGGGGCGGGGGCCGCCTCCTCCCCGGCGCGGAGAATCGGCGGGGCGAGCCCGGCGTCCGCGGTCGCGCGCAGCAGCTCCGGAAGGGCCGGGCCGCCCGCGAGTGCCCAGGCGGGCGCGGGAGTCCCGGGCGTGATGGATATGGGCGTGGTGGGCGCGGGATCGATCGGGGTGGGGCCGGGCGCGGGCGCGGCGGGATGCCCCTCGCGCAGCGCCCCGGAGATCGCGGCAAGAAACTCGCGCACCCGCGCCTCGCCCAGATCGTGCTCGCGCCCGAGCCGCAGCAGCGTTGCCAGGCTTGCCCCGGGGCGCAGCGCACCCAGCAGGATCTCGCATGCGGGCGGAAGATCCTCGAGCCGGGCCACGGGGCGGTCAAAGCCCAGCTGAAGGGCATGCGGCCCGCGCCACAGCACCGGAAGGCTCGGGTCCAGGCTCAGAATCATGCGCCGATTATGCCGTCCCAGCCTGCGTATTGGCTCCCTGGTCGGCGGGGAAAAAAGGGGCGGTGCGGAAAAGCTTCCGCACCGCCCCGGGAACCGCCTAGCGGTTATCCTCCGGGTCCTCGGCGGAGCCCCCGGCCTCGCCGCGCAGCAGCGCCTCCAGCGCATCGTCCATCTCATCGCGCGCGGGTGCCTCGCCGCGGGCGGCGGCCTCGAGCCGGGCCACGAGGGCCGCCGGATCGTCGATATCCGCCGAGGTGGGGACCAGATCCGGGTGGGACCACAGCGCGTCGCGCGCCTCATCGCCCACCGCATCGGTCACGGTCTGCCACATTGCGGCGGCCTCGCGCAGGCGGCGCGGACGCAGCTCCAGGCCCACCAGCGTGGAGAAGGCCGATTCCGCCGGGCCACCCGTGGCGCGGCGGCGCTTGACGGTTTCGGAGAGGGCCTGCGCGCGCGGGAGACGCGTGGTGGCACGGGTGGTGACCACATCCACCCAGCCCTCGATCAGGGCGAGGGTGGTTTCCAGGCGGGCGAGGGTGGCCAGCTGTTCCTCGCTCTTGGGCGGAATCAGCGAACCATTGCTCAGCGCCTCGCGCAGCTGTTCGGGATTGGAGGGGTCGAAGTCCTCCGCGAGCGATTCCATGCGTTCGGTATCGATGTTTATGCCGCGGGCAAATGCGGTGATCGAGGAGATCAGGTGCAGGCGCAGCCAGCGCGCATTGCGGAAGAGCCGGGCATGCGCGAGCTCGCGCACGGCGAGATAAATCTGGATCTGATCCACGGGGATATCCAGGCCCTCGCCAAAGGCCGCAATATTCTGCGGGATCAGCACGGCGTGGTTATCCTCCATCAGCGGAATGCCGATATCGCCGCCCGAGACCACCTCGGTGGAGAGCTGGCCCACCACCTGGCCCAGCTGCAGGGCAAAGAGTGCCCCGCCCACGCTGCGCAGCATCTGGCTGGCGTTTTCGATCATGCCGCGCATCTCCTCGGGGGCCTGCTCGGCGAGAACCCGGCCGAGGGCATCGGAGATGCTCGTGGCCACGGGCTCGGCCAGCTGGGTCCAGACCGGCATCGAGAGCCGCGACCATTCGGCGCGGCTCACGAGCGAGGGGGTCGCGCTGAGCGCGGAAAGCTGGGTGGCATCGGCGAGCCAGAGCGCGGCGATATTCAGCGCCTGCTCGAGCTGGGCGCGCACCTCGGGGGTGGTCTCCACGCTGCCGGTATTGGCCAGTTTGCGGGCCTGCTCATCGGCCACCGACCAGTTCACCTCGCCGTTGGCGGCACCGCTCATCGCGTTCTGAAGCTGCGAGAGCATGGCGGCAAGCGCCGC encodes the following:
- a CDS encoding zinc-dependent metalloprotease, with the translated sequence MPDEFPTNPEDEFREMLNQFLSGQGGVDPSQLAGAAGLPADPAALAAMLSQLQNAMSGAANGEVNWSVADEQARKLANTGSVETTPEVRAQLEQALNIAALWLADATQLSALSATPSLVSRAEWSRLSMPVWTQLAEPVATSISDALGRVLAEQAPEEMRGMIENASQMLRSVGGALFALQLGQVVGQLSTEVVSGGDIGIPLMEDNHAVLIPQNIAAFGEGLDIPVDQIQIYLAVRELAHARLFRNARWLRLHLISSITAFARGINIDTERMESLAEDFDPSNPEQLREALSNGSLIPPKSEEQLATLARLETTLALIEGWVDVVTTRATTRLPRAQALSETVKRRRATGGPAESAFSTLVGLELRPRRLREAAAMWQTVTDAVGDEARDALWSHPDLVPTSADIDDPAALVARLEAAARGEAPARDEMDDALEALLRGEAGGSAEDPEDNR